A single region of the Pyricularia oryzae 70-15 chromosome 4, whole genome shotgun sequence genome encodes:
- a CDS encoding carbonate dehydratase codes for MGMSDVSPRPGYKVTPCPANLIPRYETGKQEVLWIGCSDSGFEETTVLDMPLEQTLVVRDIANMALPEDTAAASGVQYAVDVLKVRHVVVCGHYECDVVKAVDQRRGLHGPWFSKIQELRAVSTPALQAVDQEHRDGRFVELNVVEQMKQIQKFPEIKRAMEERGLRIHGLVYSRTWNKAVKIELPGEERDWLNG; via the exons ATGGGCATGAGCGACGTCTCCCCGCGGCCGGGCTACAAGGTGACGCCGTGCCCGGCGAACCTGATCCCGCGCTACGAGACGGGCAAGCAGGAGGTGCTGTGGATCGGGTGCTCGGACAGCGGCTTCGAGGAGACGACGGTGCTCGACATGCCGCTCGAGCAGACGCTCGTGGTGCGCGACATTGCCAACATGGCCCTGCCCGAGGACACGGCCGCCGCCAGCGGCGTGCAGTACGCCGTCGACGTCCTCAAGGTCCGCCACGTCGTCGTCTGCGGCCACTACGAGTGCGACGTCGTCAAGGCCGTCGACCAGCGGAGGGGTCTGCACGGGCCGTGGTTTAG caaaATCCAAGAACTCAGAGCCGTCAGCACACCCGCCCTCCAAGCCGTCGACCAGGAGCACCGCGACGGCCGCTTCGTCGAGCTCAACGTCGTCGAGCAGATGAAGCAGATTCAAAAGTTCCCCGAGATCAAGCGCGCCATGGAGGAGAGGGGCCTGAGGATCCACGGTCTGGTCTACAGCAGGACTTGGAACAAGGCCGTCAAGATCGAGCTGCCCGGCGAGGAGAGGGACTGGCTGAACGGCTAG